The Juglans regia cultivar Chandler chromosome 16, Walnut 2.0, whole genome shotgun sequence nucleotide sequence GTTGCACGAGAAATGGAGGAAAACATGGAGCTGTAGACCGAATTGCAGAACAAAGGGATCaacggaagaagaagaaaaacagtgcaaggGAATTTAATCCCTTcacccaaacgacgccgtttgacTAACACATGCtgctcgtgggctgggcttctCCAACGGGCTGGGCTTAAAGCCCGGTTGTTACATGGGCAGGTTGAGGCTTGGGGATGCCTCATCTTAGCtcgagatcttctccttcgatTCCAAGatcccttctctctcttccactCCCGTGGTTTGTAAATCATTGGatcagttttcattttttttccttaagcgAATCGGTTTTCGTTTTAAGAAGCATGAAAACGACCTTGTTTTTAAAGGTCGGCTCATACGGGTTCGACcctgatttgattttgttcgGGTCGAGTCGGTTCAGATTGACACCTTAGATAAAGGTTCTTAGGTCGGGTCAGGTCGGACACAAAACCAACTTTACCaggtcgggttgcagccctaatattatgtaattttcctTATGAGAAAACTAACAAGTGGGGCCATCTCCAATCTTAATGATCACGTCGTGGTGCGAAAGTGATGGCCTTAATTGGTTGATTGGTTTGCAAATTGAAAACGTGATGATATTTTTTGAGGTGCAAAATGTATTATTGTCTTTTCAGatgtcataaatatatattcgaaaaaacaaattttacttCCTCAAACTATAACCATTTTTTGCATACGACTTCCAAACTATCAGTTTCAATTTGACCTCTTTGATTAAGATGGACGAAAAAAGTGGTGGCATTTCATTCTCTCGAAGGACAAGGCAAATTGTGATAGAAGTGGCACTTTGGGTTTAAATAGATACATTATATAAACagtaatgttatttatcatttttttatcatttcatgatttgattttagatgattagagattatttattatatttcaattgTGAACCTATCATTTGATGTTaaatcatgaaataataagaaaataaatgataaatagattttttcttatataaattcTCCAACTGtgtaatcaaaattaaatagtCTAATTCTGGAGAGATATAAACATATCATTTAGATTTTATAGTATTAAACGttatctatataaatttttaaaaaatgagttgtatattaatatgaataaaCATATCATTTAGTTTGTTTTATAAGACAAACTACACGATTAGAAGAAGGGTACAAGATCAAGTGGCTGGGATTTCCAAATCAAACAAAAagtagtatttattaaaaaaaataaaaatattttaattataaagaaattatatataaataaatttataaattaatataatttgatataatacattatgttataaaattttttttattataaaatagatttaataaattttataaaattatattaatttataaatttattttatataattattttatgtatataataactaaaaaaaaaaaaaacgtgataAGACAAAAGCTTGACAGTTCCACAGGGTATGCCGCTCAAAAGCGCGGAAAACGTTTTACTTCAAAGACGGATATTTTCGGATTCAGGACACAAATAGTCATCGCCTTCAGAGACGGAGACGCAACGGAACAATCAGCACGGTGTGCTTCAGTGTCTCCCTCATAACATTTCCACAGCAGCATTGACTGCCATATGGCGGCCACTCGACTCCTTTCGTCCCGGCCCTCTCTCCAAAGCCCTAAACTCTCTCGCCCTACCCGCCCGATCGATTTTCTTCCTCGATCCTCGGGACTCAAATTCTCGAAGAAGATTGTGAGCCACGGCATTAGATGCGACATCACCAGCTTCGAATTCGACAAGCCCCGGAATTGGACCGATCCGCTTCATGTGATCGGAaactcttctccttcttcccatTCTTCCTCTTCGGTGCCAATGGCTGCCGCTGCTGCCCGCGATCCCCCTGCGAGGGGTGTGAAGAAGGTCTGCCTCTTTTACTGCGCCGAGACCAAGGCCCTGGCCGAGAGAGTCGCCGCCGAGTCAGATGCGATTGAGCTCCGTGGCATTAACTGGAGGTAAGGCTTTCGTTTCCATTTCGGAACAATTTTTTGGGGAACAATTTTGGTACTACATTATTGCTCCGCCTCGAAGATTTTAGCTTTCGTGAGTCCCTCTTGTGGGACCGACCCACAACAAGACATTGAAGTGGGCTCTGGCTTTTTGTGTCTgacatgttttctttttgttttcctttggcAATTTATGGTTTAGAACATTTGACGATGGATTCCCCAACTTGTTCATACCTAATGCTCAAGGTATCCGTGGACAGCATGTCGCGTTTCTGGCCTCGTTCAGTTCTCCCGGAGTTATTTTTGAGCAGCTCTCTGTCGTCTATGCGTTGCCGAAattattcatctcatctttcacCCTCGTCCTTCCTTTCTTCCCCACGGGAACTTCCGAGCGTATGGAGGACGAAGGAGATGTTGCAACTGCTTTCACTCTTGCTAGGATTTTGTCAAACATACCAATTTCGAGGGGAGGCCCTACCAGCCTTGTGACCTTCGATATCCATGCTTTGCAGGTTTCTACCATATAGTTAcagattttagtttttgtttttgtcagtAAGTAACTACTAGTCCAGTGGCTCTTGATCCCACAATCACGCTCTATACGATGTTGTTATAAAGGGGGGGAGGGGCCAATGGGCTATTTTAGGTAGAGAATAGTTGTCAATGTTAATGCgtacgaaaattattttcagtCAATGAGTGATATGGTGTTTTGggttcctttctttttgttcggCTATTTTAGCTGCTTTAGTTTTTTAGATATGGCTGACCACCTGCTATCTTTATACTGTTGTACTATAGGAGAGGTTCTACTTTGGTGATAATATTCTTCCTTGCTTTGAGAGCGGGATACCTTTGCTTAAAAATAGGCTCCAAGAGCTCCCTGATTCCGAcaatgtaagattttttttagtctcttttatttttgggcttttaTGAGATTAATATTAGAGCTTCATATTAGTGGGATTGATTTTTTCCCTGTTTACGGGGTTGTTATTTATGATTTCACTAAGATGGTGAAGGCTACACATGTATATAACCCAGAGACAACGTTTTCTGAGCTATCCACACAAACAATTAGGATGTTGGGCACATagcaaattttattatttctatgcTGGAAAGGTCCTCAGAATGTTGTTCTTTGCTCTGATGGTTTCAACCCTCTCCCAAACATTGGTACTAGTGGCCAAACTATGTTACAAATGTTCCTCCTGTGATGTTCTTTTGCTGAAAAATACTGATTTGGACTTTTTTGCCTTTATTCTTTCACAATAGaattctcctctctctctctctctaaaagatTGGATCTAGAGTCAATCGTCTTAGGTGAATTTGTTCTGAAATTGAAATTCACTTGGAAATTGCGGAATCCTAGAGATAAGATGTTGATGagtgtaattaatttggagCAATTTTGTGACAATGAATGctgatttcttcatttttcagattGCCATTGCTTTTCCAGATGATGGTGCTTGGAAACGATTTCATAAGCAGCTGCACCACTTCCCAATGGTATTATAAATGTACCTGTTTAACGTGGATGCTGTATTTCGCCTATAATCATGCATAAGCATATATTAACTACTTCTGCTTGccttttttatgtataaatttgatgctttttattttacttcagtTAACCTGATATAGtgcaaagattttttttttttataagttagtgcaccaaagaaataaatatattatttttaaccgCATGTAGGTTTTTTCATTGTTtacttttgtttgtttatgtCAAGTTTGTGGATCTGATAACTACGTTGGACACTCCAAATCCCCCAGTTTTGGATACAATGATTGAGGAAAATCCATCTAGAATGAAACTatgtgaatgaattatttttatgggcttCTCATGCATGTGAGGCAGAAAAAAGAATTGaggtccctttttttttatcattttccagaGAAGACCAGAGAAATACATTTGagcattttttattaattttttttatttctagcaGCTATGGCTGCTTGAGGTTTGTGTTGACAGCAATTATTTGCTTCCAAGACACCTTCTCTAACCGTGTATAAAATGCATATGTAGAATGGATATGCCAATGGGCTGTAGCTCAGTTTTTATCCTGCAGGGTCCCCTAGTGACATATGGTTAACAGTTTGAGAGTCTATCCATGAAAAGGTAAATTGGTTATGTTCATAAAAGTTGTGTTTCTCTGAATTTCTAAtgtgtatataaaaataagaaagaaagtgaTGGATATGATTGTGCAGTTTGCCCATTTAGCTAGGAGCAAATGGAAATTCTCTATCCTCTTCCGTCATCCCAGCTTACCCAAGGGAATAATGTCTGTTAAATCTACTTGAATCCTATATCATATGCATGTAATGGTTTTTGAGATCTTGCTACAGGAGTAAATATAGAAACATGCACTTCAACtccttaatttcttttacaCAGATGCTTGCATCTGTTTTCTGGTTCTGACTACACACCTTTAATTGTGTTCTAGTTGCCTATATCATACATTTGTTTTGCAGATTGTTTGTGCTAAAGTTCGGGAAGGAGACAAACGAATAGTTCGTATCAAGGAAGGAGATCCTGCAGGACGGCATGTCGTGATCGTTGATGATTTAGTCCAATCAGGTGGTACTCTTGTTGAATGTCAGGTAAGTAATTCATGCACATGATTCCTTTTTTTCGTCTGGTATTTCTCTTGTATTTCCATGGTTTGTAATGTCTCCATTTAGACCTGCACAATAGAAGTTAAACCAATTCGAATACTGATTGGGAATCttattatatcaattttttggtCAGGAGAAACAGCtgatgaattgaattgatcaTTTGAAGGTATTTTAAGTACAAGAAGTGGGTCGAAAGGGATGTGAGATGAGGCACTGATATAGAGGCCTATAATTCTAATGAATAGTTATATATTGATATTGCCAAAAAAACTAGATTTGGTTAGATGGCCGTGGATCTTTGGGGTaagatttactttaaaaaaaatctttgggGTAAGGTCTTACTGGTTTGTGAACAGCAACTTGGGGACTCGGATAAATAATGCTGTTTTGTGTGGCTGATCTCCGAAAAGGTATATCTTTAATGGGGTGATAACTTCTGATTTACTTGTATTGTCTCTAAAACTGCTTGAAGGTTGCTGCTGCTGAAttgtttatttcaaaaaatggtAACTGATAAAAACTCATGGTTAGTATTTCCACAAGTGTTCTTACCTGCTGCTTTATGTAGTATCTGTGTACATCAACTGAGACGTATGGGTTATAGCTGCCACCAGGACCAAGTGGTATATGTGCTTGAATTGTTTTCTAGACCATTAATAACTTGCACCTTAACATGGAAAAATAAATGGTTGCCATGAATTTCAGATTGTTCTTATGAAATGCAtaattttatcttctttcaGAGAGTATTGGCTGCCCATGGAGCAACAAAAATTAGTGCTTATGTGACGCATGGGATATTTCCTAATAAGTCGTGGAAACGCTTTGAACATGACAATGGAGGTACTgcatgctctgctctgttacaTTTTTACCGTTTTAGTGCTTATTTAGTGTTGGCAAAAGCAAAGGCTGAAGTGTTTCTCTTACATCTCTTACAAAAGCATGCTTTttgattgaaaaagaaaagaaaatattatttgaagacccaaaaaatgatgaaaacgaaaattcataattatttagCTTATATGGAAGATCATTTACATATCATGGTGCCACATGTTTCATATGTGATGTATATGCTTTGAATCTTATGCAAAAGATTGCTctgtaataatttaaaaaataaaaataaatatcagtTGTCACAGTTGAAGACTTAGAAAATGGTGTAAacaaacattcttaattatttagcTTAAATTGAAGATCATTTGCATATAATTGTGCCACATGTTTTCATATGTGATATATATGCTTTGCATCGGATATAATAGTCCAAGCTGACTTTCTAGATGGATTGATATTTTACTGCTTATTTTAGCATAGAAGTCAATACCTACAATTCGTGAACGTTTGTTTCCAatctttatagtatattttgaTTCAACCATGGACtttcatttgattattttttttttataagtaagagataaactttattgatgtgaatgaaataggcaagtaccaagtacacaggaagtatataaTAGAACACCTAAATGCATTCTAAGAGCGATGAACTAAAGATAAgaattcatgaatatcatccccatttaatacaatcgctgaaaaccaaagcaataaagtatgtagaaaaaaattcttcagctccaccattgttcgttccttgtcttcaaaacagcATGCATTcatttccgtccaaatacaccacatgatacacaacggaatcattctccaaactgctgccacttgatgattgccctgcaattttctccaacaacccatcaaatccaccaccctcataggcattacccaagccacaCCAACCCttcgaaaaatctcatcccacaacccCCTCACtacatcacaatgtagtaaaagatgatctaccgattctccattctttttacacatgtaacaccaatccaacactacacatcatctcttcctcaagttgtccgtggtcaagatcttcccaagggtGGCATTctaaacaaagaaagcaactctagagggcacacgagacctccaaatgttcttccaagggaatgggGTGTGATCTTGTGTAATCAAGAGTTTATAATACACATTTACTGTGCATTTCTTTTGATCCTGAAACCTCCATTTCAAGCTATCATGCTGTGCCATAGTAGTCCCTAAGGAGTGTAGCAaactgaaaaaatctgaaaccatagataattcccaatcataAATATCCCTATTAAACTgaatattccactgatgcgAACCATGAACCAATAACCGCACATCCGCCACTAAAGCCTCCTTATTAACTGCAATATGATATAAAGCCGGAAACAccctttccaatgcatgatctccacaccacacgtccCACCAAAAACTGATTCGGTTGCCCTCACCTGCAACAAAGCGAATATGATTTACAAAGCTtgtccaccccttccttataaacttccatagccccactccatgcccccctctcacttctttgGAACACCAACCACCCTAGATAACACCATATCTAGCATCTATAGTTTCCTTCCACAAAGATCCTCATTCCAAATGATATCTCTAAAACCATTTCCCCAATAACGCTTTATTAAATGTTCTCAAATTACAAACACCCAACCCCCCATACACAACTGGGGCACATACTGTCTTccaattaaataaatgaaatttcttctcctcccctatGCCTCCCCATAAAAAAGCCTTAAAAAGTTTCTCAATCCTATtcaccacccctgcaggcataggaaagagagataaaaaataagtgggaagGTTAGTGAGGgtgctcttgataagagtgagacgaccccctttcgataaatacacaaattttcatctagccaacattttctctatcttctttaccaccccatcccatattgCTCTACTCTTAAAAGTTGCACATAACggaagacccaaatatttcattgggaaaGAGGACACTCTACAATCCAGAAGACTTGCTAGACTGCGTATATTAGGAACGACACCCACtggaaccatctcagacttgctAAGGTTTACATTAAACCCTGACactacttcaaaacaaagtaataatgcaTGTAAAGTTTGGACCTGACTCCTATCCGCTTCACAGAAAATCAGAGTGTCATCTGCGAAAAGGAGATGTGAAATGATACAAGGGCtaccaaagccatttcccacctGAAAACCAGATAAAAAACCTCCACCAACAGTAGTTTGCACCATCATACTCAacgcctccataactatgacaaaaagaagagaagataaCGGATCCCCCTGTCGCAAACCCCtcgaactataaaaaaaaccgGCAGGAGTGCCGTTAACTAGCACTGAAAAACGGGccgttgaaatacaatgacacatccaagaaatccacttatctccaaaaccacacctcttaagcaaatacaaaagaaattcccagttcacatgatcataagccttctccatgtctagcttgcaaagaATACCTGAGCTTCCCTCCCGCAATATAGCATCTAGGCtctcatttgcaatgagcatCAAATCAAGTATATGTCTCCCTCAAATAAAAGCATTCTGAGgctttgaaataatattttccaaaactggactaagccggttagcaagaacttttgaaataatcttatagacactacTAACAAACTTATTGgacgaaaatcctcaatactcgaagccccatgtttcttgggaatgagcgCAATAAAAGTCGCtttaagtgatttttcaaacttttgaaaagtgtgaaattcactgaacacccgcaagacatcacctttcaacacatcccaacaagtttggaagaaacccattgagaaaccatccggacccggcGCTTTGTCCTTAGCTATACCAGAGATGACCTTGAAaatctcatcttcatcaaaaggtctctccaagaCACTCACAAGTTGCGGATCAATTTCCTCAAACAATAAGTCATCAAGCTTTGGCCTCCAAGTTACCGATTCGGTAAGAAGAGTCTCATAATAATGTGCAATATGACTTTCTAGTTTAGCGGAAGAGGATAGCACCTGAGTACCTAAATGAAGCGACTCGATCGCATTATTACgtcgatgagaattagccactttgtaaAAGAACTTCATACACCTTTCACCCTCTTTTAACCAAAGGGAATTTTTGGCGCCATGATGTCTCCTCTGACAACAAAACCCTTTCCAACTCTGCCACAACCGTGACTTTCCTCAATAACTCCTCCTCAGAGGCCCCTCCCAATAATTCCTTACCCTCTAACTcctgcaattcctccaacaaaGTGGACTTTTGATTGTCAGTGTGACAAAAAACTTCTAAGTTCCACTTCTTCAGATCTTGTTTTAGTGCCTTCAGCttacctgcaagaatgaaactCGGAGTACCACTAAACTGGTACGATGCCCACCAAATACTCACCAACTCTACAAACCCGTTCActttaagccacatattctcaaacttgaaataccggcGACCCTCGtgaatgcccccacaatctaaGAGAATGGGAAAATGGTCTGAGCTGACTCGAGCTAACCTTTTCTGACTTACTTTTGAATAGTGGGCTTCCCATAACGGCGAGATAAGGAATCTATCCAACTTCGACCAAGTACGGCCGTTAGACCATGTGTACTCACCACCCACCAAGGGAAGGTCCATAAGGTCCATGTCAAAGATGAACTCAGAAAATTCCGCCATGGCCAGTGTGTGCCGATGATGTCCCGATCGTTCACTAGAAAAAcgagtaatgttaaaatcacctataccacggcacatcccataaagAGTATattcccgccaactcctcccacaaccttcgCCTATCTCTATCCATGTTGGGACCATAGGACCCTGCAAAAGCCCAATCCCACCCATCGCTCACATTTTTGAATAACACCGAAACCGAAAACTCACCAACACATTCCTCAATCGCCTCAACcattcttttatcccacattaataacACTCCACCTGATGCTCCCTGAGAGGCCAAATAGGACCAACCCACATACGAACATCCTCATATACTATGCACAAATCTTCTATCAATCAAACCCAAatttgtttcttgcaaacatATCACATTACCTTTCCACAACCTCAATAAAGCTTTGATACGAAGACGTTTATTGCTATCATTGAGACCTCGTACATTCCATGAtacaatcttaggcttcattaaaaCTTAACTTTCCCCTCCCTTTCGGTCTAACCTTTCCACTACTCCCATccttaatattataattgatgGAGCATGTTAAACGTTTAAGTTCTCTGTCTTGTTTTGTAGCTGATTTCGAACGACTAGCTTCAATAGCCACAAGAAGGGCCATAAATTGATcctcataacctccaaaagagaccccaaatatattttataactcctctacttttttaaaaatccaattcGACGAGCAACTCCTATAATCTGAACTGGGAGGGAGTGTACACAGAGGAGTAAGAGCCCCTCCTCACCAACACTGTTATTGGGAATCA carries:
- the LOC109016409 gene encoding ribose-phosphate pyrophosphokinase 4-like isoform X1; this encodes MAATRLLSSRPSLQSPKLSRPTRPIDFLPRSSGLKFSKKIVSHGIRCDITSFEFDKPRNWTDPLHVIGNSSPSSHSSSSVPMAAAAARDPPARGVKKVCLFYCAETKALAERVAAESDAIELRGINWRTFDDGFPNLFIPNAQGIRGQHVAFLASFSSPGVIFEQLSVVYALPKLFISSFTLVLPFFPTGTSERMEDEGDVATAFTLARILSNIPISRGGPTSLVTFDIHALQERFYFGDNILPCFESGIPLLKNRLQELPDSDNIAIAFPDDGAWKRFHKQLHHFPMIVCAKVREGDKRIVRIKEGDPAGRHVVIVDDLVQSGGTLVECQRVLAAHGATKISAYVTHGIFPNKSWKRFEHDNGGNPENGLTYFWITDSCPKTVKAVKNKPPFEVLSLAGSIAGALQI
- the LOC109016409 gene encoding ribose-phosphate pyrophosphokinase 4-like isoform X2, which translates into the protein MAATRLLSSRPSLQSPKLSRPTRPIDFLPRSSGLKFSKKIVSHGIRCDITSFEFDKPRNWTDPLHVIGNSSPSSHSSSSVPMAAAAARDPPARGVKKVCLFYCAETKALAERVAAESDAIELRGINWRTFDDGFPNLFIPNAQGIRGQHVAFLASFSSPGVIFEQLSVVYALPKLFISSFTLVLPFFPTGTSERMEDEGDVATAFTLARILSNIPISRGGPTSLVTFDIHALQERFYFGDNILPCFESGIPLLKNRLQELPDSDNIAIAFPDDGAWKRFHKQLHHFPMIVCAKVREGDKRIVRIKEGDPAGRHVVIVDDLVQSGGTLVECQRVLAAHGATKISAYVTHGIFPNKSWKRFEHDNGDIEMG